Genomic window (Desulforapulum autotrophicum HRM2):
TGAACTGTTTTTTTCGAGGTAGTCATCGGCTGTGCTTTGTCGGCTGACCCGGCCGCCTTTGTTTGATTGGCCGTCCCTCTTGTCATTATTGCTCCGGTTGTAGACCTTGTCGAGGCCCTCTTGTTGCTGTTGTTTTACCTGTTGTTGCTTTTGCCTTTCTGGCGTGGTCCGTTGCTGCTCGTTTACCTGTTGCTGCCTTTGTCTTTCCGGCTTGGTCCGTTGCTGCTCGTTTACCCGTTGCTGCTTTTGTCTTTCCGGTTTGGCCTGTTGACGTTGTTCTACCTGTTGCTGCTTTTGCCTTTCTGGCGTGGTCCGTTGCTGGATCTGCCTGTCCTGTTTGGTCTTTGACCGGTCGTCACCGCGCCGATCAAGATTTCTGGTCCTGGGGTCAATAACATCACGGGACCTGCCCTTGAAATTTCGGAAACGGTTGGGGTCTTGGCCGTATTTTTTTGCGGTAAACTTGTCACGGTAGGTTACGCCTCTCCGGTGAGTGGGAGCGTGCTGCCAGCGGCCGGGACTTGCTCCCCACCGGTTGTTCCTGACAAATCTTGGTCGTTTATGCGCATCAATATAAATATAGCGGTGGTTCCAGTCAAAATAGCTCCAGGAGCCAAAGGCGGCACCAAAATAAAAGCCGGGCCAGTATGAAATGCCGATACCGATGCTTATTCCCGGGGGGCCCCAGTAATGGGGCCGATAGGCGGGGTACGGCCACGGGCCGTAGACATAGAAGGGGTCATAGTATGGCACATGGATGATCCTGGAATC
Coding sequences:
- a CDS encoding DUF3300 domain-containing protein — translated: MKATTIYHPVLGLFTLFSLIFCLVLPLGQVHAQDNDYPDSSERYSQEEIAQMLAPIALYPDALLSQILMASTYPIEVIEANRWIRKNPELKGEALDKALLDKDWDPSIKAVCHFPSVFDLMSERITETTNLGNAFLAQEDEVMDMVQELRNEAYDQGNLTTNDRQKVIVEKETIIITPADSRIIHVPYYDPFYVYGPWPYPAYRPHYWGPPGISIGIGISYWPGFYFGAAFGSWSYFDWNHRYIYIDAHKRPRFVRNNRWGASPGRWQHAPTHRRGVTYRDKFTAKKYGQDPNRFRNFKGRSRDVIDPRTRNLDRRGDDRSKTKQDRQIQQRTTPERQKQQQVEQRQQAKPERQKQQRVNEQQRTKPERQRQQQVNEQQRTTPERQKQQQVKQQQQEGLDKVYNRSNNDKRDGQSNKGGRVSRQSTADDYLEKNSSSDDDSRGSGGNKNHR